GATAACCGATTTTCGTCCGGGGAATAAGTGCTTATCCCTCCTCTGTCAGAGTGGGGTTCAAACAATGCGTCACATTGGCTCGCCCTTCGTTGGTGTATTGGCATTCCTAGTTGTATTGATACTTTGGGCCGTGATTGAAGATTTGCTCTCTGTTACGGCTGGACTTGAAATTAATATGATTGTCCTGATGACTGCAGTTATTATCGGTGCAGGATCATTCTTTGGAGCTGAAAAACTCAGTGAACTCAGAGACAACTAATTAGTATTCCAGGAGTAGAAGCAGCATCTCTACGTTTCATTTTTCTCTGATTGGATTACTTGTTTGTTAGTAGTTGTCCGATAACGGCTGATCAGACATTCCAACCTGGCTTAATCGCTTCAACTTGCGCTGGATCGTGTCCAAAGATGACCTCAGCGTCATGACGTCGTTCAAGCGATTGGATTCGACGGAGGCTTTCACGCCACTCTGTTTTCCCCCACGTTAGCGGACCACCTAACGGAATTTTGTCCTCATAATTTTCAGCCATGTAAAGTTGATCGCCAGTAAAGATAATTGTTTTATGTTCAAGATGAATCATTGACCCCGTCATGCCCGGAGTGTGGCCGGGAAATCGAATAAATTCCAAATCAGTGAAGTGCTCTTCTCTGTCACGATGGAGTACCTGCCAGTTAAGATCATGGTCAAAGTCCTGCAGCAGGTAGGAATCACTTCCACTCCCAGTCTCATTACTGTAATAGGCATGCTTCAACTCTTTTTCATGAACAAACACTGGGGTATCAGTTCCATCAAAGAACTCCAATCCACCAGCATGATCGATATGGAGATGACTCTGGAAGACAGC
This portion of the Salinarchaeum sp. IM2453 genome encodes:
- a CDS encoding N-acyl homoserine lactonase family protein; the protein is MVNATIHVLDRGGLYCDMNYMMEGNTLATYDEQNPDVEYDEIPVWNLVVEHPEGTILWDTGSHHEAMDGHWPEAVTQAFRPHDAAEHRLDDDLASIGYSIDDIDAVFQSHLHIDHAGGLEFFDGTDTPVFVHEKELKHAYYSNETGSGSDSYLLQDFDHDLNWQVLHRDREEHFTDLEFIRFPGHTPGMTGSMIHLEHKTIIFTGDQLYMAENYEDKIPLGGPLTWGKTEWRESLRRIQSLERRHDAEVIFGHDPAQVEAIKPGWNV